The following proteins come from a genomic window of Pirellula staleyi DSM 6068:
- a CDS encoding DUF1559 domain-containing protein — protein MKTAARKRPGFTLVELLVVIAIIGVLVALLLPAVQAAREAARRTQCTNNQKQWALAFHNYADINTEALPIAMAKSAPHLRHTWVIGLYPFMEQTAAYGIYRQDYAFHIAPNIVQSATTGVLNTHFGAMTCPSDRKGFWRGDTYWRVRSNYVVNFGATRSTTPALRISPFRLNAYSRMAEATDGLSNTLLMSELIIAQQDNFWDCRGDVHNDDDGSIFMTNNTPNSGTDFCVICNASAAGSITPPPCQTGAQNYGSPDSTTSTIAARSKHPNGVVTCRLDGSVGFTSNTIAIAVWQALGSAQAGDVVNN, from the coding sequence ATGAAAACTGCTGCGCGCAAACGACCCGGCTTTACTCTGGTCGAGCTGTTGGTGGTGATTGCCATCATTGGCGTTCTGGTGGCGCTACTCTTGCCGGCTGTTCAAGCTGCTCGTGAAGCTGCACGTCGAACCCAGTGCACCAATAACCAAAAGCAGTGGGCACTTGCCTTCCACAACTACGCCGACATCAACACCGAAGCCCTGCCGATTGCTATGGCCAAGTCGGCTCCTCACCTGCGTCACACGTGGGTGATCGGTTTGTATCCTTTCATGGAACAAACGGCCGCTTATGGTATTTATCGCCAAGATTATGCGTTTCATATCGCGCCGAACATTGTTCAAAGTGCGACGACCGGCGTTCTCAACACGCACTTCGGCGCTATGACATGTCCGAGCGACCGAAAAGGTTTCTGGCGCGGCGATACCTATTGGCGAGTTCGCTCGAATTATGTGGTTAATTTCGGTGCCACCCGTTCGACAACTCCCGCGCTGCGGATCTCGCCGTTCCGTCTCAATGCCTACAGCCGCATGGCTGAAGCGACCGACGGTTTGAGCAACACGCTGCTGATGTCGGAACTGATTATTGCCCAGCAAGACAATTTCTGGGATTGCCGTGGCGACGTGCATAACGACGACGACGGCAGCATCTTCATGACGAACAACACCCCTAACTCGGGGACCGATTTTTGCGTGATTTGCAACGCTTCGGCCGCCGGAAGCATCACTCCGCCGCCGTGCCAAACAGGGGCTCAGAACTATGGCAGTCCCGACAGCACGACGTCGACCATTGCCGCTCGCAGCAAGCATCCCAATGGTGTGGTGACTTGCCGTTTGGATGGATCTGTCGGTTTCACATCCAATACCATTGCCATCGCGGTGTGGCAGGCACTTGGCTCGGCTCAAGCTGGCGATGTAGTGAACAACTAG
- a CDS encoding DUF1559 domain-containing protein, whose product MSSSLLSARSRRGFTLVELLVVIAIIGVLVALLLPAVQAAREAARRMQCTNNLKQLGIAIHNHHDTFNKLPARRGKLLPSASNSRYSANLHLLPFMEQKTTYDLACTTPNGTTAAGNVNQWQGSHAPWMVSIKGFLCPSDGPDSTGGTVRQSNYMYNSGDSTNQAIGPGTGTNNGTNGSNCRGPFGAGTEFTFASVNDGLSNTIAMSERIRAGKDRGLHRLAFQAGQWFTTPNGCKATFNYTTRTYNTSENLQGWISGTRWADGGAVFSALTTVLPPNSPSCATDNHDDQSGCYSAVSYHPGGVNVLMMDGSSRFISETVNAGNPAASCINVSGPSPFGVWGALGSRNGGDTATLP is encoded by the coding sequence ATGTCATCTTCTCTCCTCTCTGCGCGGAGCCGACGAGGCTTCACGCTCGTTGAACTTCTGGTCGTAATCGCGATCATCGGAGTTCTGGTTGCTCTTCTCTTGCCAGCGGTTCAAGCTGCTCGCGAAGCTGCCCGTCGGATGCAATGCACGAACAATCTGAAACAGCTCGGCATTGCCATTCACAATCACCACGACACATTCAACAAGCTTCCAGCTCGTCGTGGCAAACTGCTTCCTTCGGCGAGTAACTCGCGTTACTCGGCCAACCTCCATCTGCTCCCCTTCATGGAACAGAAGACCACCTACGATTTGGCCTGCACCACTCCCAACGGCACCACTGCTGCAGGAAACGTGAACCAGTGGCAAGGGAGTCACGCTCCTTGGATGGTCAGCATCAAAGGCTTTTTGTGTCCCTCGGATGGTCCCGATTCCACTGGCGGCACGGTGCGGCAGAGCAACTATATGTACAACAGCGGTGACTCGACCAACCAGGCGATTGGTCCAGGTACCGGCACCAACAACGGCACCAATGGGTCGAACTGCCGTGGTCCGTTCGGCGCGGGAACGGAATTCACCTTTGCTTCGGTGAACGATGGTCTCAGCAACACGATTGCGATGAGCGAGCGGATTCGGGCCGGTAAAGACCGTGGTTTGCACCGTCTCGCGTTTCAGGCGGGACAGTGGTTTACCACTCCCAACGGATGCAAAGCGACGTTCAACTACACGACCCGCACTTACAACACTTCGGAGAACCTCCAAGGTTGGATTTCGGGAACTCGCTGGGCCGATGGTGGCGCAGTCTTTTCGGCGCTCACCACTGTGCTCCCTCCTAACAGCCCATCGTGCGCAACTGATAACCACGACGATCAGTCGGGTTGCTATTCGGCTGTTAGCTACCATCCCGGTGGTGTGAACGTGCTGATGATGGATGGCAGCAGCCGCTTCATTTCGGAAACGGTGAACGCGGGCAATCCAGCTGCCAGCTGCATCAACGTCTCGGGCCCTAGCCCGTTCGGCGTTTGGGGGGCACTTGGAAGCCGCAATGGTGGCGACACCGCCACGCTTCCTTAA